The DNA window ATCGATTTCGGTATCGCCAAGGCGCTGGGGCTGAAGCTCACAGAAAAGACGATGTCCACCCTTGCGGGAACTCCCATTGGCACGGCCGCCTACATGAGCCCGGAACAGGCCGAATCATCCGGAATAGACGTCGATACGCGAACCGACATCTACTCCCTTGGTGTGATCCTTTACCTCCTGCTCGTCGGCCGTCTTCCCGTCGAGCCGAAGGCGGATCGAATGCCCGCGTTCATTTTCCATCTTGCGTCGGGTGACGCGAACACTCCCCGGCCAAGCGCGCGCTTCAACGCACTCGCAGAATACCAGGAAGCAATCGCATCGGCGAGGCGGACGACGCCGGAGCATCTGGAGCGCGACCTCTCGGGAGATCTCGACTGGATCACCATGAAAGCGCTCGAGCCGCAGCGCGCACGCCGCTACGAGACAGCCGCAGCTTTTGCGACAGATGTCGAGCGGTTCCTGTCGCATGAGCCGGTTGTCGCCCGGCCGCCAAGCACAGGTTATCGGCTGAGAAAATTCGTGCGGAGGAATCGAGCTGGAGTAGCAGCCGCGAGTGTCGCTGCGGCAGCGCTGACCGTGAGTGCTGTCCTCGCCACCGCCGGAATGGTAAGAGCCGTGCGCGCGGAGCGTGTCGCCGCTCAGGAGGCTGCCACGGCTGAGAAGGTAAGCGATTTTCTGGTTGAACTCTTTCGCTTCGACATGATCCCCGGGTTGATCAGACCTGACGGTAATCTAGTCACTGCTCGCGACCTGCTCGACCGCGGCGCGACAAGGTCGCTCGCCGATCTTGAGCAGCAGCCGCAACTGCAGGGCAGGATGATGCACACGATTGGAACTGCTTATACGGCGCTCGGTCTCTACGCAGAAGCGTTGCCGCCGCTCCAGCGCGCATTGACCGCGAAGGAGCGATCCGCTGGGCCCAATGACTCCTCGGTCGCCGAAACGGAGCTGGCAATTGGCGAGGCGCTGGCGGGCCACGGTGACGTCAAACCGGCCGAACAGCATTTCCAGCGTGCGATTTCGATCAGCAACCAAAGATTGGGCCCGAACGATCCACTCGTCGCGCGCGGTCTCGCGGGGCTTGCTCGACTACGGTTACGCGCGGGCAAGCACGCCGAGGCGGAATCGCTGTACAAGCGCGCCATTGCGATTGACGAGCAGAAACTCGAAGCCGACGCTCCGATCCTAGCGCGCCATCTCCTGGCTCTGGGCGTCGTCTATTGGGCTCAGAGACGGTACGCGGACGCAGAGCCGCTCTTTAGCCGAAGCCTGGCGATGGATGAGCGCCGACTCGGGCCGGATCATCCTGATCTTGCGCCGGCGCTCAACAATCTCGGCGGTGTCTACTGGTCGCTCGGCCGCTATCAGGACGCGCTTCCGCTCTACGAGCGGGCGAGGAAAGCGTTAGAGCGCACATGGGACTCGATGCATCCGAACATTGCGTTCATCCTCAACAACCTGGGGGAGACTTACTGGAAGCTCGGTCGATACAAGGAAGCGGAACCCTTGTTCCGGCGTGCGCTGACGATCAAAGAGGCCCGCCTACCCCCCGGAGATCCGAGCGCGGCCGTCACTCTCAACGGGCTTGCCGGAATGCTCCGCGATCAAGGGCGCTACAAGGAAGCAGAGCCTGTGTACCAGAGAGCGCTCAGGATTCGGCGTCAGGCATTGCCTCCGGGCAATGCGGACATCGCTGAAACTGTCAACGATTACGCTGCCTTGCTGCGCGCAATGGGCCGCGGAAAAGCCGCCGACACGCTTCTCGCTGAGTACAAGCTGGCCCGATAAGCAGCGGCTACGCCAACGACCGCTTGACAGCCACGGGCACCCGCGAAACTGATCGGCTCCGCGACAGCACCGCTTTGTTCACCGAGGAGATCGGCTGTTGTTGGTACTAGCACGCCTCGAGCGCTTTCCCGAACGCCGCGGCGCTCGGCCACCGATCCTCCGGAGTCCTTGCCAGCGCGCGCTGCACGGCATCTTCAACGTCTTCCGGAACACCATCCCTCACCGATCTCAGCGGCGGTGGCGAAGCGGCGAATCGCCGCGAGATTATCACCTGCGACGTCTGTCCAACGAACGGCGGAATCCCTGCGATCATCTCGTACACCACGCAGCCGAACGAGTAGATGTCGCTCCGCGCGTCGAGACTGCGATCACCCAGCGCTTGCTCGGGACTCATATATGCCGGCGTTCCGACTCCAACCCCCGTGAATGTCAGACGGTCGACGGCTGATTCGATTATCGCCCGCGCAATCCCGAAATCGAGGACGTACGCCCCTTCCGCCGCCATGAGAATATTGTCGGGCTTGATGTCGCGGTGGACGATGCCGCGCGAATGAGCATACTCAGTCGGCGCGATCACCTCGCAGGTGATGCGGATGGCGTCCGCGAGCGGAAGCTGTTTCTCTCGGTGGAGCACGTTCTTGAGAGAGTCGCCCTCGACGTAGGTCATCGCATAATACGGCAGATCGCCGATCGCGCCTGACCCGACGACTTTCGGAATCCTCGGATGATCGAGCCGGGAGACGAATGCAATCTCGCGCAGGAACCGTTTGACGATGATTGCATTCACCAGCTCCTTGCGCAGGACCTTCACCGCAGTCCGGCTGTCGTCGCGCGTGTCCCGGCAGAGATAGACAGTCGCCATACCGCCGCGCCCGATCACGTGGTCGACGACATAATGCTCGCCGATCGAAGCCAGTAATTCGCTATCCGCGTCGTGCGTCACGCGAGTCTGGTCAAGCGGGATCTCCGACAACGGGTGCCGCGGACCTGCCGGCAATTTCGCCGGCCCGCCGTGTCATGAGAGACGTACATACTATGGCTGTTCACGCCGCGGCGGCAATTGTCATTTCCGGACTTTCCCGCCGCGCGACGATGGTCGCTACAGCGAGATCCGCCGTCACATTGGCCACGGTCCGAGCCGCGTCGGGAAAAACGTCGAGCGCAATCAGAATCCCGATGGCTTCGACCGGAAGTCCCACGCCCGGAAATACCGAAGCGAGCACGATCAGGCCTCCGCTCGGAATACCGGGCGCGCTGAAGCTGAGAATCACGCCCAGCGCCGCGAGTGTCACTATCTGCTCCACCGAGAGCTGAACCCCGTAGAGATGCGCGACAAACAGGGCTCCGACAACGTAGGTGGGCGGGGTCGTCACCTTGAACGTGGCAACTGCCAGGGGGAGCACAAAGCCGCTCACCGCCGGTGGCAGCCCGAGTCCGCGTTCCGCGCTGTCGATGAGCGCAGGGAGTGACGCCAGCGATGATCGTGTGCTCACTGCGACGGCCTGCGGCGCAGACGCAGCTCTCGCGAATTCAGTCACCGACACGCGCCCAAAAATCGCGGCGACAGGGTAGAGCAGCACCAGCACCAGAATGAATACCGAGCAGACCACAACGACATAGAATGCCATCGCGCCGGCGGCGATCGCGCCAAGTCGCGACGCCAGCGCCAGCGCAAGCACAAAGACGCCGATGGGTGCAAGAGAGATGATCCATCTGACGATGATGAGCATCGCGTCACTCACCGCTCTGAAAAAATGAACGACGGGCGCGCGTGTATCGCTTGCGATCCGCGTGAGCGCAATGGAGAAGAGCAACGAGAAAATCACCAGCGGCAGCATGGCGCCGTCTGCCGCCGCTTTGACGGGATTCGTGGGAATCACATCCACGAGCCATTGTCCGAATGTCGGCAGCTGACGGGTGCTCAATGTCCCCGCAGTCCCAGCGGCCGATTCGGCAGCGCGCAGCGACGCGCTGGACGAGGGATCGATCTGAAGCAGCGTGAATATCGGAGGGACGATGATCACCGCGAGTGTCGCCGTCATGAGAAGCAGCAGTACGAAGCACGTCAGTGTTCGCGCGCCCATGCGTCCGATCGTGCTCATGTCGGAGACTGACGCGACGCCCACGATCAGCAGGGAAACCACGAGCGGAACTACCGTCATGCGTATTGCGTTGACCCACAATGTTCCGAGCGGCTCCAGGAACGAAACCAGCGAGAAGAGCCTCTGATCGCCCGAAGCGGCTACGGCCATGCCGCCGATCAGGCCGAGCGCGAGCGCGATGACAACGCGTTTAGTCAGCGACATTCGGTTCCCGTGACGATGTGGTATCTCGTGGCGCCCGACGATCAGGCCCGAACTTGCCTGCGAACGTCCGGTGTAACAAGGCGATCACGTCCGTGCCTTTGCGACCAGAGGGTGAAGGATCGATCTTACCCGCGTGAAAACAATGCTTTTGCGGCTGAACGTATGGCGAAGCCTGCGCGGGCTTCCACGAGATCTATGGATCCTCTCAGCCGCCACGCTGATCAATCGACTCGGAATGATGGCGATTCCGTTTCTCGTGCTCTACCTGACGCGTGAGCTTGGCTGGAGCGCTCCGATGGCGGGACTCGCGCTCGGCGTCTATGGGGCGGGGTCGATAATCGCGGCTCCAATCTCGGGGCGACTGTGCGACCGGATCGGCGGACTGCCGATCATCCGCGCGTCGCTCATCGGTGCGGGAATCATTCTGGTAATGATTCCGTTTGCCGAGTCGTTTCCGGTGGTGATTGCGCTTGTTCTCGCGTGGTCGCTTGTCAGCGAAGGGGGACGACCCGCCACACTGGCGCTCGTTGCCGACCTCGTCCCCAACGAGCAGCGCAAGCCGGCGTTCGCGCTCATTCGCCTCGCGATCAACCTCGGAATGAGCGTAGGGCCCGCGGCGGGCGGATTCATTGCCGCATATTCCTTCCGCTCGATCTTTCTCGTCAATGCGGTCGCATCGCTCGCTGCCGGCGCGTTCCTCGTGGCTGTGCCGATGAAAAGCGCGGCTCACATCCGGCATCTCGACGCCGGCTCAAACGATGCGCGCTCTGGCGCTGCACGCACGTCAGTGCTCGGAGATCGGCGCCTGCTGGTTTTCCTCTTCGCAACGTTCCTGGCGAGCGCTGTTTTCTTCCAACACGAGGGAGCGCTTCCTCTGTTCCTAGTGCAGGATCTCCATTTGTCGACGGCATTCTACGGTATGCTTTTCACGATCAACACGCTGATGATCGTGTTCCTCGAGGTACCGCTGAACGCGGCGACAGCGCACTGGCCACACCGCTGGGCGCTTGCAGCCGGCTCGCTCCTCTTCGCTATGGGCTCCGGCTTGTTTGGATTAGCGGCTGGGCCGCAAATGATCGTGCTCGGCATCGTTGTGTGGACTTTCGGCGAGATGATGCTTTTCCCCCAGGCCTCGGCATATGTTGCCGACATTGCGCCGCCACACCGCCGCGGCTCGTACATGGGCGCGTACTCGCTCGCCTTCAGTATCGCCTTTGCCGTCGCGCCCTGGGCGGGGACGACGGTGTTCGCTCATTTCGGGGCGACGATTCTGTGGGCGTCGGTTTTTCTCGTTGGAGTCGCGGCCACGGTGATAATGCTGCAGGTCACGAGCGAGGAGCCGGCAGAAGCAGCAGCGGCCGCGTGACCGCCGGACTGCGGTATGGCACTGCGGGCTGCGGTACTACGCTGCGGACTGCGGACTAAACGACGGACTGCGGAATATAAGAAAGCGAGCCGGAAAACCTCCGGCTCGCCTTGCACCAGTCTTTCGGCACTGCGTCAGCTGAATTACCTCGTACCGCACTTCAGCGTTACGCGGTTGGCATCGCCCGGCATGTAGATGGCAAGCGCCGACGTCTTTGTATCTGCCGTGTTTCCACCCACCGCCGCGCCGATCACCTTCGTGGTCGCCTTCGACTCGGTGAAGTCATTGACGATAACTCCGTTCGCGCCGTTCTCGGCCGCCTTCTTCTTGATCTGGGCCGTGATCTGGCCGTCGGTTGTCCATACCGAGTTGCCTTCGGCGTTTATCCATGTGAGCTCGTGATAATCGTATGGGACTTCTGCGCGGCTCTTATAGACGTTGATCGCCTCGTCACATGTCGGGGCGCGGCTCATGCTCGGATTCACGTCTGTCGTCGTTGTGCGCACACCACACGCCGACGCCGTCAACGCGGCGATAACGAGCGGCAGCACCCATTTGCTGTTGTTTCTTGTCATGGTTTCTTCCTCCTTGCTGAGTCAATGTCCCCAGAGCGTGGGGAGAACAACACCTTATTTTGCAAGTAAGGGGCCGGGACCAGCATCTCGTTAACATTAGACAATGCAGCTCGAATAGCGGGTTTAAGACTTTGACGGAGGCCGTGACAGCCGCATGAAACACCGGTTTGGCGTAACGCCGCTCCTGCTGCTGCTCGTTGGCGCATCGGCGACCTGCGGGGGCTCGCTCACCGGGCCGGTAAGTCCGGGAGACTGGGGAGGGGAGCACATCGGCCTGGTTGTCGCACAAAATGGGGCCACGGTCGAGTATGACTGCGCGAGCGGTACGATCGACCAGCCGCTAATGGCCGCGAAAGGACGGTTTACGGCTGTTGGAACCCACACACGCGGGCATGGTGGTCCCGTCAGGGAGGATGAGATTCCGGACAAGCACCCCGCCCGCTACGACGGCCGAATCGACGGAGCGACCATGGTTCTCGAGGTGACGCTGATCGACAGCGGCGAGAAGCTCGGCCGTTACACCCTCGTTCGTGGTCGATCTCCTCGCGTATTCAAATGCCTGTAACAGGTGTGAAACGGATAGCCGGTCTGCTGAAGGCGAGGCACCAGCGTTAGTTTTACGGTCGTGCGGCCAACATTTCTTGCGCTTGTCGCAGCGGTAATTGCCGCGGCCGGATGTGGCCGGGAACCGACCGATCCGTCGCGCACAGACTTCGCGGGCGTGTGGCAGTCGTTCGATCGCGATCTCTACATCTACAATATCCGCATGGTGATCATCGAGCCGCAGCCCGGCATCGTAGTGGGACAGTGGACCGCTGACGGAAGGACGGACAACCTCTGCACGCCGGGAATCCCGTGTCGGGATTCCAGCATCATTCACGGGCGCAACGAAGTGTCCCAGGTAGTGCTCGGGCTTCTCGGTGCCGGCACGTTGTGGGCGAGCGACCGAAAAGCGATCTGCTCAA is part of the Gemmatimonadaceae bacterium genome and encodes:
- a CDS encoding dicarboxylate/amino acid:cation symporter, which gives rise to MSLTKRVVIALALGLIGGMAVAASGDQRLFSLVSFLEPLGTLWVNAIRMTVVPLVVSLLIVGVASVSDMSTIGRMGARTLTCFVLLLLMTATLAVIIVPPIFTLLQIDPSSSASLRAAESAAGTAGTLSTRQLPTFGQWLVDVIPTNPVKAAADGAMLPLVIFSLLFSIALTRIASDTRAPVVHFFRAVSDAMLIIVRWIISLAPIGVFVLALALASRLGAIAAGAMAFYVVVVCSVFILVLVLLYPVAAIFGRVSVTEFARAASAPQAVAVSTRSSLASLPALIDSAERGLGLPPAVSGFVLPLAVATFKVTTPPTYVVGALFVAHLYGVQLSVEQIVTLAALGVILSFSAPGIPSGGLIVLASVFPGVGLPVEAIGILIALDVFPDAARTVANVTADLAVATIVARRESPEMTIAAAA
- a CDS encoding MFS transporter, with protein sequence MLLRLNVWRSLRGLPRDLWILSAATLINRLGMMAIPFLVLYLTRELGWSAPMAGLALGVYGAGSIIAAPISGRLCDRIGGLPIIRASLIGAGIILVMIPFAESFPVVIALVLAWSLVSEGGRPATLALVADLVPNEQRKPAFALIRLAINLGMSVGPAAGGFIAAYSFRSIFLVNAVASLAAGAFLVAVPMKSAAHIRHLDAGSNDARSGAARTSVLGDRRLLVFLFATFLASAVFFQHEGALPLFLVQDLHLSTAFYGMLFTINTLMIVFLEVPLNAATAHWPHRWALAAGSLLFAMGSGLFGLAAGPQMIVLGIVVWTFGEMMLFPQASAYVADIAPPHRRGSYMGAYSLAFSIAFAVAPWAGTTVFAHFGATILWASVFLVGVAATVIMLQVTSEEPAEAAAAA
- a CDS encoding serine/threonine-protein kinase, producing MSPPDEALVNTPEFIGPYRVIRVLGEGGMGTVYEAEETGTFRRSVAVKVVRSGFGSREVRARFEAERQALALMDHPGIATVFQAGETSHGDPFFAMELVKGLPIDDFCDSRRLSTKERLKLFVAVCEAVQHAHQKGVIHRDIKPSNILVTEQNGMPQPKIIDFGIAKALGLKLTEKTMSTLAGTPIGTAAYMSPEQAESSGIDVDTRTDIYSLGVILYLLLVGRLPVEPKADRMPAFIFHLASGDANTPRPSARFNALAEYQEAIASARRTTPEHLERDLSGDLDWITMKALEPQRARRYETAAAFATDVERFLSHEPVVARPPSTGYRLRKFVRRNRAGVAAASVAAAALTVSAVLATAGMVRAVRAERVAAQEAATAEKVSDFLVELFRFDMIPGLIRPDGNLVTARDLLDRGATRSLADLEQQPQLQGRMMHTIGTAYTALGLYAEALPPLQRALTAKERSAGPNDSSVAETELAIGEALAGHGDVKPAEQHFQRAISISNQRLGPNDPLVARGLAGLARLRLRAGKHAEAESLYKRAIAIDEQKLEADAPILARHLLALGVVYWAQRRYADAEPLFSRSLAMDERRLGPDHPDLAPALNNLGGVYWSLGRYQDALPLYERARKALERTWDSMHPNIAFILNNLGETYWKLGRYKEAEPLFRRALTIKEARLPPGDPSAAVTLNGLAGMLRDQGRYKEAEPVYQRALRIRRQALPPGNADIAETVNDYAALLRAMGRGKAADTLLAEYKLAR
- a CDS encoding serine/threonine-protein kinase → MTHDADSELLASIGEHYVVDHVIGRGGMATVYLCRDTRDDSRTAVKVLRKELVNAIIVKRFLREIAFVSRLDHPRIPKVVGSGAIGDLPYYAMTYVEGDSLKNVLHREKQLPLADAIRITCEVIAPTEYAHSRGIVHRDIKPDNILMAAEGAYVLDFGIARAIIESAVDRLTFTGVGVGTPAYMSPEQALGDRSLDARSDIYSFGCVVYEMIAGIPPFVGQTSQVIISRRFAASPPPLRSVRDGVPEDVEDAVQRALARTPEDRWPSAAAFGKALEAC